The proteins below are encoded in one region of Nitrososphaerota archaeon:
- a CDS encoding Lrp/AsnC family transcriptional regulator has protein sequence MLSQLWFYLVSSDLMKCASENFYYLLFSRLMWMISAYVLIEVEPGLDKKVLDEVRKLDGVSEAYFVMGSYDIIAVVKDASQSDLKYKVSKGIRGIKGVRHTYTLPVIT, from the coding sequence ATGCTGAGTCAGTTATGGTTCTACCTTGTCAGCAGCGATTTGATGAAGTGTGCTTCAGAAAACTTTTACTACCTCCTCTTTAGCCGCCTAATGTGGATGATATCAGCATACGTGTTGATTGAAGTTGAACCCGGCTTGGACAAGAAGGTTTTAGATGAAGTGAGGAAACTCGATGGGGTTTCTGAAGCGTATTTTGTGATGGGAAGTTATGATATTATTGCTGTGGTAAAGGACGCGTCGCAATCTGATCTTAAGTATAAGGTTTCAAAGGGGATAAGAGGCATAAAGGGTGTGAGGCACACCTATACGCTTCCAGTCATAACCTAA
- a CDS encoding gamma carbonic anhydrase family protein yields the protein MLISINSKKPKIGRRVFVSESAYVVGDVEVGDDSSIWFNAVVRAEAESIKIGIETNIQDCCVLHTDAGYKVTVGDRVTVGHGAILHGCQIASNCIIGIGARILNGAKVGEWCIIGSGAVVTEGSDIPAFSLAIGVPARVTRSITEDDKERITKSAAAYVKLKNTYLNLK from the coding sequence TTGCTCATTTCTATCAACAGTAAGAAGCCTAAGATCGGGCGACGTGTGTTTGTATCAGAGAGCGCTTATGTTGTTGGTGATGTAGAAGTGGGAGATGATTCGAGCATCTGGTTCAATGCGGTGGTTAGGGCTGAGGCTGAATCCATTAAAATCGGTATCGAGACGAACATACAAGACTGCTGCGTGCTACATACAGATGCTGGGTACAAAGTCACAGTAGGCGATAGAGTGACCGTAGGCCACGGCGCGATACTTCACGGCTGCCAGATTGCGTCTAACTGCATAATTGGAATCGGCGCCCGCATTCTTAATGGCGCCAAGGTTGGCGAGTGGTGTATTATTGGTTCTGGTGCTGTAGTAACTGAGGGTTCTGATATCCCCGCCTTCTCTTTAGCAATTGGTGTACCAGCTCGAGTGACCCGGTCTATTACTGAAGACGATAAAGAGAGGATAACCAAGAGCGCAGCAGCGTACGTTAAATTGAAGAACACATATCTAAATTTAAAATAG
- the lipA gene encoding lipoyl synthase: MVCERIPPWIRVKIPAAGTLKRVESTLRNLSLNTVCESALCPNRASCFSRGTATFMILGSVCTRNCPFCAVSKGRPEPVDKSEPDRVAEAVKRLGLKHVVVTSVDRDDLPDKGAGQFAATVEAIRRVKPDATIELLVPDFCGSKEAIDLVLEAKPTILNHNLETVRRLHPIIKPKSDYDRSLWLLKYAKDKAPDVLTKSGLMVGLGETDEEVLEAIRDIRNTGCDIITIGQYLKPTNSRLEVKRYVKPETFERFREAAEQMGFAFVASAPLVRSSFNAAEILQHLKV; encoded by the coding sequence TTGGTGTGTGAGCGCATACCACCGTGGATACGAGTTAAGATACCCGCAGCGGGAACGCTAAAGAGAGTCGAATCTACTTTAAGAAACCTGTCTTTAAACACTGTTTGTGAGAGCGCCCTATGCCCTAATAGGGCCAGCTGCTTTAGTAGAGGCACAGCCACATTTATGATCCTTGGCTCTGTTTGTACACGTAACTGCCCATTCTGTGCTGTGTCTAAAGGCAGACCTGAGCCTGTCGATAAATCTGAGCCTGACCGGGTTGCCGAAGCGGTTAAGCGGCTTGGGTTAAAGCATGTTGTAGTTACATCAGTCGATCGAGACGACCTTCCGGACAAAGGTGCAGGTCAGTTTGCCGCTACGGTGGAAGCGATTAGAAGAGTTAAACCAGACGCAACAATAGAGCTTCTTGTTCCAGACTTCTGCGGATCAAAGGAGGCAATAGACCTTGTGCTCGAGGCTAAGCCGACGATCTTAAATCATAATTTGGAAACGGTGCGTCGCCTACACCCTATCATAAAGCCTAAATCAGATTATGATCGCTCTTTATGGCTGCTCAAATATGCGAAGGATAAAGCGCCCGATGTGCTGACCAAGTCTGGGCTTATGGTTGGGTTAGGAGAAACAGATGAAGAAGTCTTAGAGGCTATAAGAGATATTAGGAATACTGGCTGCGACATAATAACTATAGGGCAGTATCTTAAACCAACTAACAGCAGGCTTGAAGTTAAGAGGTACGTAAAACCAGAGACCTTCGAAAGGTTTAGGGAAGCGGCTGAGCAGATGGGCTTCGCATTCGTAGCATCGGCGCCCTTAGTACGCAGCTCATTTAACGCGGCTGAAATCCTACAGCATTTGAAGGTGTGA
- a CDS encoding NUDIX hydrolase, which produces MSTPLKTLKSDLIYSGRVISLVKDTVLLPSGRTAVREKVTHRGSVGILPVLEDGRLVLIKQFRYVIGSDLLEIPAGTVEEGESPEKCAARELLEETGYHVGKLTPLTAFYLAPGYSNEFMWLFMATELEAGDMKPMPDESIEVKRIDLDGALQLIRSGEIRDVKTICAILLYALLKREGKAV; this is translated from the coding sequence ATGAGCACCCCTCTGAAGACTTTGAAATCAGACTTAATCTATAGCGGACGTGTTATATCACTCGTCAAAGATACTGTGCTCTTACCCTCAGGGCGCACAGCAGTAAGAGAGAAGGTCACGCATCGCGGTAGTGTAGGTATTCTACCTGTGCTTGAAGATGGAAGATTAGTCTTAATTAAGCAGTTTAGGTATGTTATAGGCTCCGACCTCCTCGAGATACCTGCAGGGACTGTTGAGGAGGGTGAATCGCCGGAGAAGTGTGCTGCACGTGAGCTGCTTGAAGAGACGGGTTATCACGTTGGTAAACTTACTCCCCTTACAGCATTTTATCTTGCACCTGGCTATAGTAATGAATTTATGTGGCTTTTCATGGCTACTGAGCTCGAAGCGGGTGATATGAAACCTATGCCCGATGAGTCAATAGAGGTTAAGAGGATCGATCTTGATGGAGCTCTCCAACTTATCAGAAGCGGCGAAATAAGAGACGTTAAGACTATATGTGCCATCTTACTCTATGCCCTTTTGAAAAGAGAAGGTAAGGCAGTTTAA